Proteins encoded within one genomic window of Dermatophilus congolensis:
- a CDS encoding Rossmann-fold NAD(P)-binding domain-containing protein yields the protein MRRRAVGVIGASGDIGQRAVEALLRLGALTISDLTLAGRRVENIPAQLHGQATQRRALDVTDTTELARFAADHDVVLDVTGPAHQRALNSAAVISEHGAHVVAVGGPADARSVHNLHIREETTALFYAGAIPGASGIIPRALLQQCPTARTLEVLAGGVGAFTLAGAEDYLAGLAHGDVEPMAAWREGTVRSGAATRIEQVRLAEFTDPVSLFPYCDLEGQVVAQEHHLTEATWYSVMSGEGIAEVLQVAAGMGISAGAQRLRDASMALAAGRRVHVMMRARTEDQQLVLRAPGEAVLAGCVAAVAVNEILAGHVGAGAAIAAHALDPQRAVAALSIADQRITVTRSCVDGETTAEGTGVDMDEGEL from the coding sequence GTGAGAAGACGAGCAGTAGGAGTTATCGGAGCTTCTGGTGATATTGGCCAGCGAGCAGTTGAGGCGTTGCTGCGGCTGGGAGCACTCACCATTTCAGATCTGACGCTCGCGGGACGTCGAGTAGAAAACATTCCGGCACAGCTACACGGGCAGGCAACGCAACGTCGAGCCCTCGATGTCACAGACACCACCGAACTAGCGCGATTCGCCGCCGACCATGACGTCGTGCTGGACGTGACTGGACCAGCTCACCAACGCGCCCTGAACAGCGCCGCCGTGATCAGCGAGCACGGAGCTCACGTGGTCGCTGTCGGCGGCCCAGCAGATGCCCGATCCGTGCACAACCTGCACATCCGGGAAGAAACGACAGCGTTGTTTTACGCCGGCGCGATCCCTGGTGCCTCCGGCATCATCCCGCGGGCTCTGCTGCAGCAGTGCCCCACCGCCAGGACCTTGGAGGTCTTGGCTGGCGGGGTAGGGGCGTTCACACTCGCTGGTGCTGAGGATTACCTTGCCGGGCTAGCACACGGAGATGTCGAGCCGATGGCTGCCTGGCGTGAAGGAACAGTTCGTTCCGGGGCAGCCACTCGTATTGAACAGGTACGGCTTGCGGAGTTCACCGACCCCGTATCGCTGTTCCCGTACTGCGACCTAGAGGGGCAAGTAGTCGCACAAGAACACCACCTCACAGAAGCCACCTGGTACAGCGTCATGTCCGGTGAGGGCATCGCCGAGGTGCTACAGGTCGCTGCTGGTATGGGCATTAGCGCAGGGGCGCAACGGCTACGGGACGCCAGCATGGCCTTGGCTGCAGGGCGCCGCGTGCACGTCATGATGCGTGCCCGAACTGAGGATCAGCAGCTGGTGCTCCGCGCGCCAGGGGAAGCAGTGCTGGCTGGATGTGTGGCTGCGGTGGCAGTCAACGAAATCCTGGCTGGCCACGTCGGCGCGGGCGCTGCCATCGCCGCTCACGCTCTGGACCCGCAACGCGCCGTAGCGGCGCTATCGATAGCTGACCAGCGCATAACAGTTACTCGAAGCTGCGTGGACGGCGAGACAACAGCAGAGGGCACCGGCGTTGACATGGATGAGGGAGAGCTGTGA